The DNA region attttttttttggacacttttttttgtgttgattttttgtttgtttgtttgtttgtttatttccagAGAGAAAGTTTCGAGAGGGTGCAATATAAAAATTCCCTATTTCAAAGGCATTGACCAATCAAAAGCGAAATATTCTGTCTTGTATGTAATAAGCGACACGATAGAACATTTCCGTAGTCtgccttttaaaagtttacaaCAAACGAACTGCTGTGCATAACGTTATCGTAAAATTAGAAAAGAGAGGCTTTAACCAAAATCAATTTCAGGTATCAAATGTGCGATTTGTCTATGACTACTTGGCGTAGCGGGTTGAGTCTCTCTTGCCACTTATTCATTTCGCTCGCAGAGGATTGAAACAGGGATTGATTTATAATCGTAATGGGACTGGTGGGGGTCCAACTCGGTCTGTAATTATACGAGTGaataacaaaattggacgactgCGAAGCGGGAGTTTGATTTGTCAATTACCaatatgattacagacaaaactggacgacacaaatTCCTGTAACCaactaatcataaccattacaatttccgaaataaaaatacatggagaacaaatatctccagtggagacaaagttgaaagttaaaaattcctccatttcgGAAATTTCTCAGCTTTTCTTAGGATAAGGGGTTGTTGCTATGTTTATTGTGATCGATTCTGTTATTGGTGTATTTAACTGAGTGGACTAAGTACGATTGGCTGCTTCACAGTGTTCGATTACAAGTGTCCGAATGCAGCCAACTGTTCGATCacaactgtccgattacaactctacaaaagtgaaaaagataGCAGTTAGCGCACCAACCACATCTGAGGAAACTGTCATGGTTATGATTGATAGCTTAATTCATGCGAAATATGACAAAACAGCCCACCAAAGACAATATCAGTCAACCCTCGACACCAACCCACGCTCACAATAGTATTGATGGGGGAAGGGATGGTTGAGCTCTTTCTCAGAGTATTCCGTtgcatttccatttttttttaaacattcacGATCAATGGTCATGTCGTTTTGCAATGACGAGTTGAGATAAACATTATGGGTTATTAAGCAATGCTTATCAAATACGAGCGTCTGGGGTCTTCTGAGGGCATTTGACGCTGTTGTGCAAGGCGAACTATGTTTTAACAAAATCAGTATTAGGTttctaaaatgaatttttttgcctcCTCTCTCTAGCAGTTGTAAAATGTCCGTTAAGACTACTTTAAAGATTTTACATTGACCGCCCAGCTGTGAATCAGACCCTCAAAGCTGAATGGAATAAAATTATCCAGTGAAACGATGATTACAATGTGATTTTCGGCTACTtataatttttgtcattgtaGTATAATGAACTGACTTATTGAAAATTTGTGGTAAGTCACGTAATTATAAATGAAACTTTCTCTGGCTCTTATTTTGCAAAGTTGATGCTCATGTTGACATCCAATTTAAGACTCAAAGAATAAGACTCAAAAatatgtgaaataaaaaaattactaaatatTCTTTTCAGTATTACAGGAAATTTGATCAATCTTTGATGTTATGGAGATTGTTGTTCAATCTATgataaagtttgatttaaaaagtCTGCCTTCATCTTTTAAACCCTCAAGACAGACAAGACTCAGAAATCAAGGAAGTTGTGGTACCGATAGCTAATGGCTGAATAGTAATTAGCTTCGCAACGCGTCTTGCGTTCAACATGAATACATTTCTCGGTAATCAGTATCTAAGGTATCTAAGTTGAACATATTCGctctagaaaaacattttcaaaagaagCTCTAAATAAGTTTTATAGGGTCAGGTTTACTCAAAACGGAAATGGCACAAGATATCTCGGTCAAGCTTATCTCTTGTAATAGCttcaattaaaaatagaaaaacatacTTTGGTCCTAAAGATTGCACATGTAATTCGAGAATCATCTCAGACGGCTGAGGGGAAGACAGTCCAATATCAGTTTTTTCCCCTGAAGCTTTTCGTCATCTATCTACCTTTAAAATGTAGCGTGCTTTGGAACTATGTTAGATCTAGATAATAAAGGCCTAAGTAGCAATGCAAATCACTTGGATAGACAATCCGTATCACGGAAAAGCGAACCGAAACATTGAGAAGGTTTAAAGCCCCCGCAGTCAATCGATTACGTCACTTTCAAAGTCAACAACATTCATGAAGAAAGAGAATTCACTCAGTCAGCGGTCTGTAccgaatatgaaaaaaaaacctgcaggATGTATTTTGATGTGTGAAGGGATTGAAGGATGTTACGAAGAAAGGTTTGTCAAATTAAAACAGAAGCTAAGCATGCATCGATATTTTCGTGACCCATATCCCAACCGCATCCCAAAATAAGTCATCGGGAGTAAATTTTAGGAACTGAAAATTAACTGTGGGCTGCAGTTGGCCGATGGGGTTTCCGTTAAAATCTAACCTGGGAACATTCTCGGGGTGCGTTTTGACTCAGCTAAGGCAAGTCAGATCCAAAATTCACTGACCCAGCAATAAATTATGCTGAACAGACCAGATTTCTAGGTTGGGCAGAAGCCGGTAATGGCCCAAACTGCTTACGTGAACTTGAATCACTGAGAATTATACAAACGTGggataaaaaaagaattcgGAAATGAAACTTGTgagataatttaattttataaaaacttCCCTCGCTGTCGAAAACATCCAACTTGGCAATGTGTGTACTGAAAGACGAGACCTCGAGGTCTATTCAATTAATGCAGGGGGTTTAATTTTCAGATCCAGTGGCAGTAATTAGCTCAATAGGATGTTGCTGTTAACATAAGTTTAGGAAGAATACGCATTTAGAATATGAAAAACATTCGTCAGAAGTTGGACATGTTTATTTTCGTCTTTTCCTTCCTTGGAAGCTAATTTTCTCTGAGTTCCTGTTATTTTCAGCAATTCCATTAGATAGTCATTGTTTTCATTCTCAGTCAGTTATACCTACGTGACTCATTGCTCTGAATCATTACTGATTCTAAAATGCGTAAAAATCAACTAGCGACGATTTCATAGAAAATTCTGCGATCTAAAACTCACAGTACTCTTGAAACAACTATATCATAATCCACTCATCAACACTCAGTATGAAATCAGTGAAAAACATCAGTTCAATGTTGGCAAAAAGTCTTGGGTCAAATCATCCGATTAAAAGGTCACAAAAGGGACAGGAACATgcagtaaatttttcaattaaaaaatgggTACGTACGTGTTTGTGCGAAACCAAGTCACAGATATCGCACTACTTAAAAGCATACATTGGCTGAAGCTAGCCAGTTTATTCTTCTTGAGCATCAACACACATCAGGTGTAAGTGCAGTTATGGCGAGCAAACACGACTCCGAACTTCTGAGTCCCTTGAACTCTTCAAGTGAAGAAACCAGGCCTGGTGCGGCTGTTGAAGAAGAAGATGGAAAGCGAGAGCAGTGGACAAGAAAACTTGATTTTCTCTTATCGTGCATCGGTTATGCTGTGGGACTCGGCAACTTATGGCGTTTCCCGTATCTCTGCTACATCAATGGAGGAGGTGAGATATCATTTGATAAAATACGTCTATATTTATATCGTGGTTTTAACCTTCTCGCTTTCAATAGGTATAAAGAAAAACTGGAGTAACAGCATGGCTGTAAATTTTCCTCGCAAAGTATTGATTTGCTCCGCCTTGTGTTTCgattttctctttcaaaatcgCCAAAACACATCGTCATGAATGCTCTGCTAAATTACTACcgaatggaaaggaaaaaattgtacCTAATccagaaaaataaacattacgGAGGTCAACGTATAAAAATAGATAGTAAATTTTGAGCTAATCTTTCCATTGAAGAAAGATGttgaacgatttttttttcacaattgtgGGACAAGAAAATAAGTTCACTACAAGCTCAGGAAGATTCGAACCTCTAAATTTAGAATTTTACGGTTGAATCCTCTTCCGAATGTTGAACGGCTGTGGTTATTGTCTAGTCGTACTAATAGGATGAGAAATTTGGAAAGCCTCgtgtttataaataaattaagaaagatggtgAATTTAGAGCCCGGTCCTCGGGCGCAGAAATCTCTTTATATTTGATACAAGCGTGAGAAGAAGACATTTTAGAGCACTTATCTTTAATTAGTAAAGTACTTCTCGTAAAAAATAGATTATATGTTGATagatttaaaacaacaacaagcgAACACACAACCCCAAAGATCTCGTGTTGCTAACGGCTTCATTTAGTTGTTGGCTAGAGTACTAAACTAAATCGTTTTCGTTCAGTATGGTAAATTTGATTGCCTAATATATTTTATAACGACCATGTAGTAATGATTCCGCATTCGCGACAACCGGTTACAACTTTAAAATGTGATTTCCATCTTACAAACGCGACATATACGACAGTGCCGCGGATAGACGCGTccttgaaatggaaaattactGAATTCGACGATAGATTCAGAAGCTGAAATAACCTCTGGGTCAACAAAGTCGTTAAACGTGTTGATGCAAGACTAAGACTTTGTTTGGCATTCCTAAGATTCAAGCTTTTTAGCGATGAGTTTGCCTATTCAAAAGATTGTTATGTAACAGTGTACCGGCCCCAGGTGTCAACTCTCGTCCGGAGCTTAGGCAACCTCCGGCTTTAAAGGGGGTATCAATCGAATTATTTCATCGTTATGGGCTTTCTTTCAAGTGCTACTTTAATTTCCGTAATGTGTGCGAAATTGTTGTTAGtattttgcatttgtttgtcGCTCAACCTGTTACTTTCAGCTGCGGATAAGATAAAGAGGCTTCATTTGAAAAAGCTACGAATAAACAGCACAACAGGCTCCTGAAACAGAAAGGTTCTCAGTCTTATACCGAAAAACTCACGGATACTTGTATCTACATGTTTTAAGGCTTTATTGACCCCGAGAACATTTTCCGAAAACTCCTCGAAGTAAGTAATTTTCCATCACACGGACACAAGGACAGGACAGGCCTAACCGTGTTTACATGTCAACAATTAGACAGTCACTATTTCTGCTCGGGGAAAATAAAGAGGTGCCTGCATGGACATGGATACAAGAACTTACAAACAACTTACACGAGTCAGTCCTTGCTTACGTCAGGGTCCTAAACAACGTCAACTGGTAATAAATCTAGAATTAAACgagataaatttgaaatttatgaaGCCGAACTGGAAAAGAAACTGGACATGTGAGTTCACGAATAAAGTCTGCTTTGATTGAGTACTTTTCCACGATGAGAAACCAATCATTCTTCAGTTTGTTCCGATTTGCCCTTACTTCCCAACAGCACAATAGCTTTCAATGTCAATGTCTCCAGACGAGGTTTGAGTCTTAGACTCAACATTTAAAAAGCATAAAGGTTATTTCTTCCGATGCTGAAGCATGCTAATGCCAGGTACATATTTGTTTTCGATCCGCCTCTGCGCGGAGAACCATCTTCTTTTTTATCTGTGTTAATTCTGTCAACTCAAAGTTTAAGTATTTTAACCTCCGCACAGAGttattgattgttaaaaaattttcaacacaaatgTAATGGGAGACACTGATAGCTAAAAAACTCAGCAGGTAAGCACACatattatcaatattttttaacttcacAGCCTCCTTCCTGATCCCTTACTTGATTTGCTTGGTGTTCTGTGGAATTCCTATCTTCTACTTGGAAGTCGCTCTTGGTCAGTACGTTGGAAAAGGAATCGTCAAATCATGGGCGGCAATTTGTCCTTTGTTTGGAGGCATGTACTGCAGTTCATTATTTATATTGTcaagcattaaccctttaagagtgactggcatttcatttctccttccaatatcaccttgaatcaaatgtaaaggtcacaagaataacgGAACTTATCATTAATTTaggaagctcctgattgtcaaacaaattctcctcgtcaatTCCAGAGGAAATGTAAGGAggacagaatggagaatatgaataccaatgttagggtgtaaaaaaaaccttctaAGAGCAATTTGAAGGTGTTTTAGGACCTTATCAAAGTGCATGAAAGTACCATGTCTCCATTAACTTGAGATGGGATTAAAAAAGGAGTCTCACTCACAAAAGTGGTAGGGACCTTCAAACCACGAGAAGGGTGGAGataataaaactattttggCCAATTTCATCAGTCTCACTGACAACAAAGAAGCACAGCACAATACAGCACAGAAGAGTTGTTACCTTGATGGACATTGGCTCCAATTACCCAATATAAAACTAGTTGTTAAAGACAGTATTTTTGTGTAATTGCAGGGCTTGGGTATGCTATGTTAGTGATCACCTTCCTAATCAGCGTTTATTACAATGTCATCATCGCTTGGACTCTGTATTATTTGGTTGCGACTTTCCGAAAGACTCTGCCTTGGGGTGAATGTGGAAATGAATGGAATTCTAACTACTGCAAGTAAGTTACTACTATAATAAAAAATCAAGATGAATAGTATCATTGCTATAGGAGAGTGTATAAACACATGTGATAAGAAGGATGTAAACATCTAACAGCATGATACATACAGAGTGACTGAGAATAACTCTCTGTCTAGTACACCTTTAGATTACATCATTTAAGGCTGCAGCTACAGGCATACAATAGCGCTATATCTAACTGACTTAGCGTCTCTGATGCCTTCAGTGGGCTTTAAAACTTTGCGTATATTTCATTCTGATGtttattaattcaatttttttgctttatttttttctttttaaggaaaGACCGGGTAATGGATGCAAGAGTGAACTGTACAGCCATTGGTCTTCCTGTAAACTGTACCGGAAGTTACATTTCTCCCGAGGAAGAATACTTCAAGTAAGAAATATGTCCACTGCGCAATTAAATTCATTGACTCTAAGTACGCGAACAATGAGTTTTCAAACAGCTTTGAAGAAAGCTTTTATAACCATTTTCACTCGAAAAACGTGGCAAAGGAGAAAAATACAGGAAAAGGGGAGAGAGGCGGAGTGGGGTAAAGTTCCTTTCATCTCTATCTTTGCCGGGgtttagaaaaataatcattgctaacaaaatgaaaataagccGTTTCCCCAAACGCCAGTAAGTCACGACTTTAGGACCACTTACCGGAAAATCCATATACTTATGTTATGTTATTATTCATCAATACAAGATAGGGGATTTCGCCTTCTATGTTGGAGAAAGGTGATTTAAACTTTTAATTCAAGTTGTGACCGTCTTTATTGTTTTAGTAATCACGTCCTCAAGTTGTCTGATGGAATTGATCAGCCAGGAGAAGTACGTGGAGAGCTGGCTGCCGCGTTACTTGTAGGTTGGATCGCTGTTTACTTCTGTGTGTGGAAAGGGGTGAAATCAGTTGGAAAGgtatttctctttataattttaACCACTTAATAATTTACttaatttgataataatttacGTGGAGACCCCGGCTCTGAGAGTAATATATTCATAGTTCTAAGTGTTGCTATAATGATATCAAAATCAATTATCGTGGAATCTACTTGATAGTATaatctttttcaaaatggcgtctGATGATGAAAATCCTTATCTACGTAAAATCTACCCGGGAAATTCGCACCAGTAACCAAATGATCCGAATGAGAATTTTTTACTTGGTTATCTTGCAAAGTGTCATTCAACTAAGTTTTGTTTCATGTAAGAGATGATATGGTTGAGGTAAATTTTTACTTCAACCATGCAGTGGTCTGCCAATGAATAATTGTTGTCATTTCTGAGTCGATATTCGCTGCATTAACCTGGATCATCCAATTCAGATTATGATCTTGCTATGGGGGTTATTTATACTCatgcaaaacttttttaactttGGTCACCAGTTTTAAGGTGGTTTATTCTCAAAAGCATAACGAAAGAACAGTTGTAATTACATTGAACACTTGTTGATGTTCCTGATACCGGAATTAACCCTTCACTCTAACAAAGAGCCAACACTCAAAAGGCCAGCCTTTGacactctttacagtggccaatttacattatcaactcagctgataaataaaatcatcttgataCATCCCCAATCGACAGAGCACCATAGTTCTTTAGAAGTTTACCCTCTTTGTTCCTGATACAGGTTGTGTACTTCACTGCGTTGTTTCCCTACTTGGTTTTGTTCATCCTTCTTGTGCGAGGTGCTACTTTGGAGGGAGCTGGCGATGGAGTCTTGTTCTATTTGAAGCCTGAGTTCTCCAGACTCTCGGATCCAAAGGTGAGAATTTGTGGTCATTGTCTGGAGTTATCAGGTTCCAGTTTACTAAGTAGATAGGCATTGCCTCATCTTATGCTCTGCTGTTCTCAGGGAAAAAATATGGAATTTTCGAGCCGACAAAGACCACAACGGTAACGCCAGCCAAGACTAAAAACTATTACATTATATATACACCAAGAGATCGCTCTTGATATGCACGTATGTTGCATGTTTAGTAAAGGACAGGTTTGACATGTTAACAAAATTCCGCAAAATTATCCAAGCGTAAGATGCCCTAAGGAAGTGTTGTTCAGCCATTGTTTTGGACCATGCCTTTGCTAATACTTGACTAGTTTCTTTTATTGTATTGAGTAGTCGCCAAAAACGCATTACGTGTTATATGAACCGTCTATTAACAGCGCCAATGCCTTAGAAGAATATCACATCTGTTGTAATTTCCACAGGTGTGGGTGCAAGCCGCCGGTCAGATATTTTATTCACTCAGCATTGGCATGGGAGGACTTCTCACCTACAGCAGTTTTAACAAGTTCAACAACAATTGTGAAAGGTAATAAAGACGTAG from Pocillopora verrucosa isolate sample1 chromosome 1, ASM3666991v2, whole genome shotgun sequence includes:
- the LOC131788189 gene encoding sodium- and chloride-dependent GABA transporter 1; translated protein: MASKHDSELLSPLNSSSEETRPGAAVEEEDGKREQWTRKLDFLLSCIGYAVGLGNLWRFPYLCYINGGASFLIPYLICLVFCGIPIFYLEVALGQYVGKGIVKSWAAICPLFGGLGYAMLVITFLISVYYNVIIAWTLYYLVATFRKTLPWGECGNEWNSNYCKKDRVMDARVNCTAIGLPVNCTGSYISPEEEYFNNHVLKLSDGIDQPGEVRGELAAALLVGWIAVYFCVWKGVKSVGKVVYFTALFPYLVLFILLVRGATLEGAGDGVLFYLKPEFSRLSDPKVWVQAAGQIFYSLSIGMGGLLTYSSFNKFNNNCERDSVVVSLINCFTSFFAGFTVFTMMGFMAHLLKTEVGNAVKGGPGLVFMAFPEGIKQLPVSQLWAFLFFFMLFNLGLDSQFVGVETCTTVILDWSPRMRKYKSFISLGFCIICYLLGLAHVTQGGLYVFEMFDIQSGGISLVLIALLETVAIGWVYGTEKFCKNIESMVGHRPNIYFRWCWKFISPVIILVIFVWQCVEWSGLSLGDYKYPVWSEFVGWGLCLSSILCVPGYALYRLLTDDKSLPLKERFLNLLKPDEATMRRIEQQNGIPSKTEFALI